In Corynebacterium frankenforstense DSM 45800, the DNA window GGGCTCAGCCCCAGGCCGCCGGCCTGGTCACCGGTGCGGTTGAAGGAGCGCAGCACGTGGAACAGGCCGATGAACACCGGCATCTGGGCCAGGACCGGCAGGCAGCCGGCGACGGGGTTGACCCCCATCTCCTTCTGGACCTTGCGGGTCTCCTCCATCATCTTCTGCTGGTCGTTCTTGTACTTCTCACGGATGGCCTGCATCTTCGGGGCCATCTTCTGCATCTTCAGGCTCGAGCGCATCTGGTTGAGCATCGGCTTGAACAGCAGGATGCGCAGGGTGAAGGTCAGGAAGATGATCGCGAGGATCCACGAGACAGCGGAATCCGCGCCGAAGGGGAAGGCGAAGATCTTGTGCCAGAACCACAGGACCGCGGAGATCGGCCAGTAGATGAAGTTGAGCACGAAGGTTCAGGGCTCCTTGGGGGTCGGAGGTGGGACCGGGTCGATGCCGCCGGGGTGCCAGGGGCCGCACTTGGCCAGCCGGGCGAGCGCGAGTGCCGTGCCTTTGACCGCTCCGTGGGTCTGGACCGCCTCGAGGGCGTAGGCGCTGCAGCTGGGCTGAAAACGGCAGGTCGCCACCATTTTAAGGGGTGAGATGTACTTTTGGTAGAAGCGTATCGACGCCGCCACGGCCCGCGCGGCGACACTAGGCACCGTGGGTGCCTTCCGCTTGCCGACGCCCGCGCCCGCGCGCCTTGGCGACCGCCTTGCGCAGGTCGCGTTCCAGACGCTGCGAGTCCGCGGTGCCGGCGGCCGGCAGCGCGCGGACGACCACACCCTCACCGGGGACGACGGTGCCGTCCTCGGCGAGGCGCCGGCAGATGTGGCGCAGCCGGCGCGAGGTGCGGTGGCGGGTGACGGCGTCGCCGACGGCCTTAGACACGACGAGACCGAACCGCGGACCGCCTTGGGTGGCGATCCGGGGCCCGGTCTCGGGGTCGCCCAGGTGGGCGACCAGTGTCTTGGTTCCGGCCCGGGTCCCTCCGCGGATCACCCGCGTGAACTGCGCGGGGGACGTCAGCTTGAGGTGCCGGGGCAGCACCTTAGGCCGTCAGCTTCGCGCGGCCCTTACGGCGACGGGCGGCGACGATGGCGCGGCCGGCGCGGGTGCGCATGCGGGTACGGAAGCCGTGCTTCTTGGCGCGGCGGCGGTTGTTGGGCTGGAAGGTCCGCTTGCCCTTGCTCACAGTGGTCTCCTCAAAGTTTTCATCCCGGCCCCTCCCGGAGGGGAGCCGCACGTACATGACTTCCGGAGCGGCGCCGCAGGCGGCCGGGCTCCGTAAGAGCGCACCGGGACAAACCGTCGGCCATTCGGTCCGGGGACCTCCGACCCCGGGGACCCGGGGCCGCTGGCACGTGGTTAGCCGGTGCGACAGACCATGACAGACTACGGGAGATCGCAGGCCCGGGCCAAATCGACACGCCGGTGAGAACGCGCCGCTCAGACGGGGGCCCCTGTAATTCCTTTCTTGTAATTTCCCCGTCCGCTCCGGCC includes these proteins:
- the rpmH gene encoding 50S ribosomal protein L34 — encoded protein: MSKGKRTFQPNNRRRAKKHGFRTRMRTRAGRAIVAARRRKGRAKLTA
- the yidD gene encoding membrane protein insertion efficiency factor YidD, with product MPSVAARAVAASIRFYQKYISPLKMVATCRFQPSCSAYALEAVQTHGAVKGTALALARLAKCGPWHPGGIDPVPPPTPKEP
- the rnpA gene encoding ribonuclease P protein component — protein: MLPRHLKLTSPAQFTRVIRGGTRAGTKTLVAHLGDPETGPRIATQGGPRFGLVVSKAVGDAVTRHRTSRRLRHICRRLAEDGTVVPGEGVVVRALPAAGTADSQRLERDLRKAVAKARGRGRRQAEGTHGA